In Fusarium falciforme chromosome 9, complete sequence, the following are encoded in one genomic region:
- a CDS encoding Transaldolase, giving the protein MPALLDALRQTSQVDCDTLDSDVARELGPFVDCTSNQAIAFFEVSRPLAGQSLLHHESLIAEAIRDAREALKGLQGTAAFEEFVVEILMVKLQLLTLPNLTGYVHIQTNPRLSYSTAGTIDNAFRIIDIFKALAPDFDTKRVCIKIPSTWEGLKACRSLEMKGIATLATTMFCMEQAALAAEAQCTYIAPYVNELKVHFEEGYVDQNKAFDFCREAQAYYISHSFRTQVLAASLTSLDEVMQLAGIQHVTISPNLLRGLASTDLSSWNGTLGEYFAQGPANKSWETKDYGALVKDESAWRLAFTRSGFGSSEGKIIQAINYFADFQEKLEELVKQHTG; this is encoded by the exons TTGCTCGGGAGCTGGGCCCTTTCGTGGATTGCACTTCTAACCAG GCCATTGCCTTCTTTGAGGTTTCTCGGCCACTCGCTGGCCAATCCCTATTGCACCATGAGTCTTTGATCGCAGAGGCAATTCGAGATGCACGGGAGGCTCTTAAAGGGCTGCAAGGTACCGCGGCCTTTGAAGAGTTCGTGGTTGAGATTCTG ATGGTCAAACTGCAACTATTAACACTGCCCAACTTGACGGGTTACGTACACATCCAGACGAACCCCAGGCTGTCATACTCAACAGCTGGAACAATTGACAACGCCTTCA GAATCATCGACATCTTCAAGGCTCTGGCACCCGACTTTGACACAAAGAGGGTGTGCATTAAAATTCCCTCCACATGGGAGGGCCTCAAAGCCTGTCGGAGTCTTGAGATGAAAGGCATCGCAACTCTTGCGACCACCATGTTTTGCATGGAGCAAGCAGCGTTGGCCGCTGAGGCACAATGCACCTACATTGCCCCCTACGTGAATGAACTCAAGGTTCACTTTGAAGAGGG GTACGTGGACCAAAACAAAGCCTTCGACTTTTGCCGAGAGGCACAAGCATACTACATTAGCCACTCTTTCCGCACCCAGGTCCTCGCTGCTTCACTCACTTCTCTCGACGAAGTGATGCAGCTTGCAGGCATCCAGCATGTCACCATCTCGCCTAACCTGCTCCGCGGACTGGCTTCCACCGACCTGTCAAGCTGGAATGGGACCCTGGGAGAGTACTTTGCCCAAGGACCTGCGAACAAGAGCTGGGAGACGAAAGATTACGGTGCTCTTGTCAAAGATGAAAGCGCATGGAGGCTCGCCTTTACCAGAAGTGGTTTCGGTTCAAGCGAAGGAAAGATCATCCAGGCCATCAATTACTTTGCCGACTTTCAAGAGAAACTGGAGGAACTGGTGAAGCAACATACTGGATAA
- a CDS encoding DNA mismatch repair protein, whose protein sequence is MAPTTAKTPSRATKPAVPSSSAKQRSIVSFFQKAPPSSPAPASSPLSKNTPANKQSLCLRETTKANSLPKSTPKTSTKLSTPVPSSDAIEPPSSQENESTVKKPKSTMNNDALPSSPTRKVKKVVSYAESSDDEPFTFGASSARRRSRARPSVKDEDDYDEEDVEQAEDTDTMDDFIASDSDEDVSRPKKRKRSSKPAAPRKRSNMSSPVPAPDIDIKDSILEDDEMMEDIPEGSTASQWNYDPKSSEKHPVMKPAERAAKDPKYKEKAYVKEPEQRYPWLAKIMDKEKRTPDNPEYDKRTIYIPPAAWKKFSPFETQYWEIKQNLWDTIVFFKKGKFYELYENDATVGHQEFDFKMTDRVNMRMVGVPESSLDYWVNQFIAKQYKVARVDQMETNLGKEMRERQDKSGKKADKVITRELACVLTAGTLVDGGMLQDDMASYCVAIKESVVDDLPAFGIAFADTATGRFYLSSFVDDVDLTKFETLIAQTGPRELLLEKSKLSTKALRILKNNTSPTTIWTHLKPDTEFWDADTTRRELGCGKYFKVEDIDDEVWPEALQQFRDDDIVMSAVGALVSYLRFLKLERPLLSQGNFERYNPIQKNGTLVLDGQTLINLEVFSNSVNGGAEGTLFSLLNKCITPFGKRLFRSWVAHPLCNIDRINERLDAVEMLNADQGVREDFASQLVKMPDLERLISRIHAGACKPEDFVKVLEGFEQIEYTMSLLGAFKGGNGLVDRLISSMPNLEEPLSFWRTAFDRRKARDDKLLIPERGIEEDFDESADRIEEIKQQLDELLAEKKKEFKCKLLNYRDVGKEIYQLEAPKSVKVPSNWRQMSATKDVKRYYFPQLSQLVRELQEAEETHSQLVRDVASRFFKKFDVDYETWLQAIKIISQLDCLVSLAKASASLGHPSCRPQLVDQERSTVDFQELRHPCMMNTVDDFIPNDIKLGGEQANINLLTGANAAGKSTVLRMSCIAVIMAQIGCFVPAKSARLTPVDRIMSRLGANDNIFAAQSTFFVELSETKKILSEATPRSLVILDELGRGTSSYDGVAVAQAVLHHVATHIGCVGFFATHYHSLATEFENHPEIRARRMQIHVDDEERRVTFLYKLEDGVAEGSFGMHCAAMCGISSRVIDRAEVAAKEWEHTSRLKDSLDKAKTGCYIPLGILSDVGSLLGDKGEMGEGGVDVLLKAIEAL, encoded by the exons ATGGCTCCAACGACGGCCAAAACGCCCTCCAGGGCGACTAAGCCAGCTGTaccctcatcctcggccaAACAGCGTTCTATTGTCTCCTTTTTCCAAAAAGCTCCGCCCTCGAGCCCCGCCCCGGCATCATCGCCCCTCAGCAAGAACACTCCCGCCAACAAGCAATCGTTGTGCCTCCGAGAAACCACCAAGGCCAACTCTCTCCCCAAGTCAACTCCCAAGACCTCCACCAAGCTATCGACTCCCGTCCCTAGCAGTGACGCTATCGAACCCCCGAGTTCACAAGAGAACGAGTCAACAGTCAAG AAACCCAAGTCCACAATGAACAACGACGCTCTCCCAAGCAGCCCTACTCGCAAG GTCAAAAAGGTCGTTAGCTACGCCGAGTCCTCCGATGACGAGCCCTTCACGTTTGGCGCTTCTAGTGCCCGCCGGCGATCAAGAGCACGCCCATCCgtcaaggatgaagatgactacgatgaggaggatgttgagCAAGCAGAGGATACTG ACACTATGGATGACTTTATCGCATCCGACTCGGACGAAGATGTATCTCGACCCAAGAAGCGGAAGCGATCCTCCAAGCCAGCTGCTCCACGAAAACGATCCAACATGTCATCACCCGTCCCCGCACCCGATATCGATATCAAGGATAGTAtcctcgaggatgacgagatgATGGAAGACATCCCAGAGGGTTCCACAGCATCTCAATGGAACTACGACCCAAAGTCGTCCGAGAAGCACCCCGTTATGAAGCCAGCAGAGCGGGCCGCAAAGGATCCCAAgtacaaggagaaggcctATGTCAAGGAGCCCGAGCAGCGATATCCTTGGCTTGCTAAGATcatggacaaggagaagcgtACACCTGACAACCCCGAGTACGACAAGAGAACCATTTACATTCCTCCTGCTGCCTGGAAGAAGTTCTCGCCTTTCGAGACCCAGTACTGGGAGATCAAGCAGAACCTGTGGGATACCATTGTCTTTTTCAAGAAAGGCAAGTTTTACGAACTCTACGAGAATGATGCCACTGTGGGACATCAGGAGTTTGACTTTAAGATGACGGATCGCGTCAACATGCGCATGGTCGGAGTCCCAGAGAGCTCCCTCGACTACTGGGTCAACCAGTTCATCGCCAAACAGTACAAGGTGGCTCGTGTCGATCAGATGGAGACCAACCTGGGCAAAGAGATGCGTGAGCGACAAGACAAGAGTGGCAAGAAAGCAGACAAGGTCATCACGCGTGAGCTGGCTTGTGTCTTGACTGCTGGAACCCTCGTCGATGGCGGCATGCTGCAAGACGACATGGCTTCATACTGCGTGGCCATCAAGGAATCCGTGGTGGACGACCTCCCTGCCTTTGGCATCGCCTTTGCCGACACTGCTACTGGTCGATTCTACCTGTCCAGCTTTGTGGACGATGTTGATCTGACCAAGTTTGAGACTCTGATCGCTCAAACTGGTCCTCGAGAGCTACTTCTGGAAAAGTCGAAACTCTCAACCAAGGCACTGCGTATCCTCAAGAACAACACCAGCCCGACAACCATCTGGACACACCTCAAGCCTGACACCGAGTTCTGGGATGCAGACACGACCCGTCGCGAGCTTGGTTGCGGAAAGTACTTCAAGGTTGAAGacattgatgatgaggttTGGCCCGAGGCTCTCCAACAGTTCCGAGACGATGACATTGTCATGTCAGCCGTCGGAGCACTGGTCTCGTATTTGCGCTTTCTCAAGCTGGAGAGGCCTCTGCTCTCGCAGGGCAACTTTGAGCGTTACAACCCAATCCAGAAGAACGGAACTCTGGTCCTTGATGGACAGACGCTCATCAACCTGGAAGTGTTTTCCAACTCGGTCAATGGTGGCGCCGAAGGTACCCTGTTCAGCCTGCTTAACAAGTGCATCACACCCTTTGGAAAGCGCCTCTTCCGGTCGTGGGTTGCCCACCCTCTCTGCAATATCGACCGGATCAACGAGCGTCTGGATGccgtcgagatgctcaacgCTGACCAGGGTGTTCGAGAAGATTTTGCTTCGCAGCTCGTCAAGATGCCCGATTTGGAGCGACTCATCTCACGCATCCATGCCGGCGCGTGCAAACCCGAGGATTTCGTGAAAGTTCTGGAAGGCTTTGAGCAGATAGAGTACACCATGAGCCTTCTTGGAGCTTTCAAGGGCGgcaatggccttgttgaCCGCCTCATCTCTTCGATGCCGAACCTTGAAGAGCCCCTCAGCTTCTGGAGGACGGCATTTGACCGTCGCAAGGCTCGCGATGACAAGCTTCTCATTCCCGAGCGTGGTATCGAGGAAGACTTCGACGAGAGTGCGGATCGGATTGAAGAGATCAAGCAGCagctggacgagctgctcgctgaaaagaagaaggagttcAAGTGCAAGCTCCTCAACTACAGGGACGTTGGTAAGGAGATCTACCAGCTGGAGGCACCAAAGAGTGTCAAGGTTCCATCCAACTGGCGCCAAATGTCGGCCACCAAGGACGTCAAGCGCTACTACTTCCCCCAGCTGTCCCAGCTCGTCCGGGAGTTGCAAGAAGCTGAGGAGACACACTCGCAACTTGTACGCGACGTCGCTTCTCGGTTCTTCAAGAAGTTCGATGTCGACTACGAGACGTGGCTgcaggccatcaagatcaTCTCGCAGCTGGACTGCCTGGTCAGCTTGGCCAAGGCTTCAGCATCGCTCGGCCATCCCAGCTGTCGCCCACAGCTTGTCGACCAGGAACGAAGCACCGTCGACTTCCAGGAGCTTCGACACCCTTGCATGATGAACACGGTAGACGACTTTATTCCCAACGACATCAAGCTCGGCGGCGAGCAAGCCAACATCAACCTGCTGACAGGTGCCAACGCCGCTGGCAAGTCTACTGTCCTTCGCATG TCCTGCATTGCAGTCATTATGGCCCAGATTGGATGTTTCGTGCCAGCCAAGTCTGCCCGCTTGACACCTGTCGATCGAATCATGTCGCGTCTTGGAGCCAACGACAACATTTTTGCTGCCCAGTCAACCTTCTTTGTTGAGCTGTCCGAGACAAAGAAGATCCTTTCCGAAGCTACTCCTCGCTCGTTGGTCATTCTGGATGAACTCGGCCGTGGAACCAGTTCGTatgatggtgttgctgtTGCCCAGGCTGTTCTTCACCACGTTGCTACTCATATTGGCTGTGTCGGCTTCTTTGCCACCCACTACCACTCGCTGGCGACCGAGTTTGAGAATCACCCCGAGATTCGAGCACGAAGAATGCAGATTCatgttgatgacgaggaacgaCGTGTCACGTTCCTGTACAAGCTGGAGGATGGTGTTGCCGAGGGCAGCTTCGGTATGCACTGCGCTGCCATGTGTGGCATCTCATCAAGAGTCATTGATAGAGCTGAAGTGGCTGCCAAGGAGTGGGAGCACACCAGCCGACTCAAGGACAGCCTGGACAAAGCAAAGACGGGATGCTACATCCCATTGGGTATCCTTAGTGATGTGGGCTCGTTGCTGGGCGACAAGGGCGAGATGGGAGAAGGGGGTGTGGATGTTCTTTTGAAGGCTATCGAGGCGTTGTAG